In Vanrija pseudolonga chromosome 4, complete sequence, a single window of DNA contains:
- the SPCC794.04c gene encoding putative transporterc: MEALRQYYAFSPLPPTDRPKSHIGLSFSDSGHSDASTKDSEPSFQVEYESESDPQLPATWGRAYRAWVVALAVGAVLACSVGMAASVGAEKKGHGVARSAPTALFLLGLGVGMVPASPLSHQLGRLPLYVVPLALAAVFAAVCAVSPSSQPLLLAMRFLAGLCSASPVITAPLTLADLGTPIRRTLTIPLFTTALVAGAALGPLVGDLAASHKDTYVALAAITGAAALATSCAMPETCAPALLRLKALRIRRATGDKRWAAPVEGGSLLAAQWVGFLRPLRMLAEPVVLVLSAALAVALTTLFNLTEAYSLIFADMPHPGLAYLPLIGGALLPLATSYPHYLRYRRLAMCKDDEVCLPLDEARIEPEERLYVAMATGFLLPAGVFWLAWSADASSIWVPLMAGVFIGTGLSGLLQAAVLYIMDAYGHFASSALAAVFMVGYTTAGLALLGVPALYARVGIPWATSLFAFLTLAIIPVPFVLHRYGHALRARSLYNAAQGEGSVNRTIVSFEK, from the exons ATGGAAGCCCTGCGACAATACTACGCCTTCTCGCCCCtgccgccgaccgaccgcccAAAGTCGCACATCGGCCTCTCCTTCTCCGACTCCGGCCACTCGGACGCCTCAACAAAGGACTCCGAACCCTCCTTCCAGGTCGAGtacgagtccgagtcggaccCCCAGCTGCCGGCCACTTGGGGCAGGGCGTACCGCGCCTGGGTGGTCGCGcttgccgttggcgccgtgctcgcctgCTCGGTCGGCATGGCGGCGTCCGTTggcgccgagaagaagggccACGGCGTGGCGCGCTCCGCCCCGACGGCactcttcctcctcggccttggcgtcggcatggttcccgcctcgccgctctcgcaCCAGCTGGGCCGGCTCCCGCTCTACGTCGTCCCCCTGGCCCTCGCTGCTGTCTTCGCGGCAGTGTGCGCCGTGTCCCCTTCTTCCCAgccgctgctcctcgccatgcgcttcctcgccggcctgTGCTCCGCCAGCCCGGTCATCACGGCCCcgctcaccctcgccgacctcggcacgccTATAAGGCGCACCCTCACCATCCCGCTCTTCACCACCGCCCtggtcgccggcgccgcactcggcccgctcgtcggcgatcTCGCCGCAAGCCACAAGGACACAtacgtcgccctcgctgccatCACAGGCGCTGCAGCACTCGCCACCTCCTGCGCCATGCCCGAGACCTGCGCAcccgcgctcctccgcctcaAGGCGCTCCGTATCCGCCGCGCAACGGGGGACAAGCGCTGGGCCGCGCCAGTAGAGGGTGGCTCCCTCCTCGCTGCGCAGTGGGTCGGCTTTCTCCGCCCGCTCCgcatgctcgccgagcccgtcgtgctcgtcctgAGCGCCGCTCTGGCAGTGGCGCTGACAACGCTGTTCAACCTCACCGAGGCCTACTCGCTCATCTTCGCCGACATGCCCCACCCCGGCCTCGCGTACCTCCCCCTCATTGGCGGCGCACTCCTGCCACTCGCCACAAGCTACCCCCACTACTTGCgctaccgccgcctcgcgatGTGTAaagacgacgaggtgtgcctcccgctcgacgaggcgcggatcgagcccgaggagaGGTTGTATGTCG CGATGGCCACtggcttcctcctccccgccggcgtGTTCTGGCTCGCGTGGTCCGCCGACGCCTCCTCCATCTGGGTACCCCTCATGGCCGGCGTGTTCATCGGCACCGGGCTCAGCGGACTCCTGCAGGCCGCAGTGCTGTACATCATGGACGCGTACGGCCACTTTGCatcgtcggcgctcgcggcggtcTTCATGGTTGGGTACACTACCGCCGGGCTGGCCCTCCTCGGTGTCCCTGCGCTCTATGCGCGCGTTGGGATCCCATGGGCGACCAGCCTGTTCGCCTTCCTCACCCTAGCTATCATCCCCGTGCCGTTCGTGCTCCACAGGTACGGgcacgcgctgcgcgcgcgcagcctgTACAACGCGGCACAGGGTGAGGGCTCTGTCAACCGCACGATCGTGTCATTCGAAAAGTAG
- the ALDH3A2 gene encoding Fatty aldehyde dehydrogenase produces MAALPPFVDTRIDALDEIYDRLQATLDTNKTLDIAYRNYNLKQLYFLLTDNEERIQASLKADLDKAGFDANVGDIWPVINQIALAIKRLPQWMKPESASKDASTMFKLMRPRVVKQPKGVSLIISAWNYPWQLALGPLVGAIAAGCPAVIKMSEHSPASAALMEELIPRYLDPEAYAVVNGGVAQTTILLQKQWGHIMYTGSGMVGKIVASAAAKTLTPTTLELGGKSPVIVAPDADVKIGARRILSMKSLNLGQVCVAPDYILVAKERVDDFVKAIVETMDEFFPRGSERSFVKDGAYACIRNERDYERIVSLVDDQDAKGQLVYRAEADEKRRRIGINVVHLPKDGAGEQGLLVTDEIFGPILPIMAVDVCSVEAAIKYVNARPHPLALYVLSKNRSYFDKVIHETLSGSAIWNDVAFTPVATTLPFGGVGDSGWGNYHGVHGFNTFSHHKAILEVPYWLELAQKSRYPPNLDASARKVFKMFMVSKINFKRPVSVEGEQQLLRSQRNRRTLYLGALLIFLGAWAGIIGRQGAEKFGSVGGWLKAKFNV; encoded by the exons ATGGcagccctccctcccttTGTTGACACGCGCATCGACGCTCTCGATGAG ATCTACGACAGGCTCCAGGCCACCCTTGACACGAACAAGACGCTCGACATTGCCTACAGGAACTACAACCTCAAGCAGCTCTACTTCCTCCTCACGGACAATGAGGAGCGTATCCAGGCctcgctcaaggccgacctcgacaaggcgGGCTTTGACGCcaacgtcggcgac ATCTGGCCCGTCATCAACCAGATTGCGCTCGCTATCAAGCGCCTTCCCCAGTGGATGAAGCCTGAGTCGGCGAGCAAGGATGCATCGACCATGTTCAAGCTCATGC GCCCGCGTGTCGTCAAGCAGCCCAAGGGTGTCTCGCTG ATCATCAGCGCTTGGAACTACCCTTggcagctcgccctcggcccgctcgtcggcgccatcgccgctGGGTGCCCCGCGGTCATCAAG ATGTCGGAgcactcgcccgcctcggccgccctCATGGAGGAGCTCATTCCCCGCtacctcgaccccgaggcctACGCCGTTGTCAACGGTGGTGTCGCCCAGACCACCATCCTTCTCCAGAAGCAGTGGGGCCACA tCATGTACACCGGCTCTGGAATGGTCGGCAAGATtgtcgcctccgccgccgccaagacgctcacgcccaccacgctcgagctcggcggcaagagcCCCGTCATTGTTGCGcctgacgccgacgtcaagaTTGGCGCTCGCCGTATCCTCTCCATGAAGTCGTTGAACCTCGGTCAG GTGTGTGTTGCTCCCGACTACATCCTCGTTGccaaggagcgcgtcgatgaCTTCGTCAAGGCGATTGTCGAGAC AATGGACGAGTTCTTCCCtcgcggcagcgagcgtTCGTTTGTCAAGGACGGCGCGTACGCCTGCATCCGCAACGAGCGCGACTACGAGCGCATTGtgtcgctcgtcgacgaccaggacgCCAAGGGACAGCTCGTCtaccgcgccgaggccgacgagaagcGCAGGCGCATCGGTATCAACGTCGTCCACCTGCCCAaggacggcgctggcgagcagggcctcctcgtcactgACGAGATCTTTGGCCCCATCCTTCCCATCATGGCTGTCGACGTATGT AGCGTCGAGGCTGCCATCAAGTATGTCAACGCAAGGCCCCACCCTCTCGCTCTTTACGTTCTCTCCAAGAACCGCTCCTACTTTGACAAGGTCATCCACGAGACCCTCAGTGGCTCGGCCATCTGGAACGATGTTGCCTTCACTCCCGTCGCCACCACTCTTCCCTTCGGCGGTGTTGGTGACAGTGGATGGGGCAACTACCACGGCGTCCACGGCTTCAACACATTCTCGCACCACAAGG CCATCCTCGAGGTGCCTTActggctcgagctcgcccagaAGTCGCGCTACCCGcccaacctcgacgccagcgcccgcAAGGTCTTCAAGATGTTCATGGTCTCCAAGATCAACTTCAAGCGCCCGGTcagcgtcgagggcgagcagcagctcctccgCAGCCAGCGGAACCGCCGCACCCTCTACCTGGGCGCTctcctcatcttcctcggTGCTTGGGCCGGCATCatcggccgccaaggcgccgAGAAGTTTGGTTCagtcggcggctggctcaAGGCCAAGTTCAACGTCTGA
- the CMT1_1 gene encoding Alpha-1,3-mannosyltransferase CMT1, which produces MSGMRLSGSKPGPSRRYPVSFALGGAQFSIPRPLVRGLILLVALGALYFIAGAGGKVDDTWSATSESERGRARESEGWSRFDGLSRLFGGGSGQRQPSSQAPIGRDKNGQIKLSPRPNTYRLDRPLPSSRTNPYHPGHSRVVIPNTNPVEYELRPLPSIEEAFAHLRPRLYDLKEKFPEIPREHDLNNPIHPPFLTPELMERYAHLGGEWDDKKKKWVEGGEKRYLFTTVCRQVTGMLADWFATWTVVVDFLGPESCVFALMEGPSDDGAGEIIAAAMKEHLLFLGVPPENLFIQTHMPAIDWENSHRIQTLADLRNAVMQPIYDSKYPGKSPDNKEWSAVLFYNDVYFGGRHFLEILHQHFFQDADMTCGWDHAGKWFYDGWVGRDMSGDLYTPFPVPKDQQEDPQRLFINHPATLERHTRVLPYQVFAGWNGMAVMNPVPFLPPYNVRFRRGVPRRPDQQPGEEECQASESSFISWDFWKYGFGRIAVVPGIHLTYGKDDSRVRGYVEYPLPDAQHSEKIEWVDEPPRKVRCQDWPDKPGKGHWAWDGTRWTDPPPLIILDPNGTEIASNRRG; this is translated from the exons ATGAGCGGCATGCGCCTGTCTGGCTCAAAACCGGGCCCCAGCAGGCGGTACCCCGTATCGtttgcgctcggcggcgcgcaatTCTCCATCCCGCGTCCGCTCGTACGCGGGCTgatcctcctcgtcgcgctcggcgcgctctacttcatcgccggcgcgggcggcaaggtcgacgacacgtGGTCCGCGACGTCCGAGTCTGAGCGTGGACGCGCCCGCGAGTCCGAGGGCTGGTCGCGCTTCGACGGCCTCTCGCGCCTCtttggcggcggctcgggccagcgccagccctCATCACAGGCGCCGATCGGACGCGACAAGAACGGCCAGATCAAGctctcgccccgccccaacACGTACCGACTGGaccgccccctcccctccaGCAGGACCAACCCGTACCACCCCGGCCACTCGCGCGTCGTCATCCCAAACACCAACCCGGTCGAGTACGAGCTGCGCCCCCTGCCGTCGATTGAGGAGGCGTTCGCCCacctccgcccccgcctgTACGACCTCAAGGAGAAGTTCCCAGAGATCCCCAGGGAGCACGACCTCAACAACCCCATCCACCCGCCCTTCCTCACCCCCGAGCTTATGGAGCGCTACGCCCACCTCGGTGGCGAGTGGgacgacaagaagaagaagtgggtcgagggcggcgagaagaGGTACCTCTTCACGACCGTGTGTCGCCAGGTCACTGGTATGCTTGCCGACTGGTTTGCTACTTGGACAGTCGTTGTCGACTTCCTGGGCCCCGAGTCGTGCGTGTTTGCGCTTATGGAGGGCCCGTCAGACGACGGAGCTGGTGAGATCATCGCCGCTGCGATGAAGGAGCatctcctcttcctcggtgTTCCCCCCGAGAACCTCTTCATCCAGACCCACATGCCCGCGATCGACTGGGAGAACAGCCACCGTATCCAGACGCTGGCCGACCTCCGCAACGCCGTCATGCAGCCCATCTACGACAGCAAGTACCCTGGCAAGTCGCCCGACAACAAGGAGTGGTCGGCCGTCCTGTTCTACAACGACGTCTACTTTGGCGGCCGCCACTTCCTCGAGATCCTCCATCAGCACTTCTTCCAGGACGCCGACATGACCTGCGGCTGGGACCACGCTGGCAAGTGGTTCTACGACGGCTGGGTCGGCCGTGATATGAGTGGCGACCTCTACACTCCGTTCCCCGTGCCCAAGGACCAGCAGGAGGACCCCCAGAGG CTCTTCATCAACCACCCCGCCACGCTCGAGCGCCACACCCGTGTGCTCCCATACCAGGTGTTTGCGGGCTGGAACGGCATGGCCGTCATGAACCCCGTGCCCTTCCTCCCGCCGTACAACGTACGCTTCCGTCGCGGtgtgccccgccgccccgaccAGCAgcccggcgaggaggagtgccaggcgtccgagtcgtcgttcATCTCGTGGGACTTCTGGAAGTACGGCTTTGGCCgcatcgccgtcgtgcccggTATCCACCTTACCTACGGCAAGGACGATTCGCGTGTGCGCGGCTACGTCGAGTACCCATTGCCCGACGCGCAGCACTCGGAGAAGATTGAGTGGGTCGATGAGCCCCCGCGCAAGGTCCGTTGCCAGGACTGGCCCGACAAACCGGGCAAGGGCCACTGGGCCTGGGACGGCACCCGCTGGACcgacccccctcccctcatcatcctcgaccCCAACGGTACCGAGATTGCGTCCAACAGGAGAGGTTGA
- the dmc1 gene encoding Meiotic recombination protein dmc1, with amino-acid sequence MSDDGQDTMYGYEAVDELQAHGINVSDITKLKAAGIVTVLGGLSEVLFRVAKIEKLKEVSVKLLPPTFATAAELSERRQNVQMITTGSKAVDGMLGGGISTQSITEVYGEFRTGKTQLCHTLCVTTQLPEDQGGAGGKVAYIDTEGTFRPDRVRAVADRFGVDSGMALENVLCARAWSSEQQCELLVELAIRFVEDRTYKLIIVDSIMNLFRQDYSGRGELSERQQKLNQFLARLQKLSEEFNVAVILTNQVQADPGAAAMFAAASSAKPVGGHILAHASATRIQLRKGRGDERIAKLQDSPDMPEGEATYCLKSGGWEAQGLGPSAFGLNPPPPCPVELDIDISLAPEVVPHCVDEDDMQGLGVNYSSVSKAVYAAINSRAFARPSELLDAVAAVPLELKAVSSVRVTARLPRALLSAQSAEYARTFTPSSAGPISCTLRDLRVSCIIGLHPHERAERQRLEADITVTGPGVGAEQWSHKAVADASFDWLEKSSFGTLESLADTFARELLALPAVPPQSSIDVDIRKPSALPFATPSISVSRRVEDFAKRGGVRGVPTPAAAVPAPAPAARRPYYTSARRSGPRVFIAVGSNIGDRVGHVRRAIKLLEAAGVTLVDTSRLYESEPMYVEDQALFLNGVIEVSTTLKPLDLLRVLKRTETEIGRTKTFRNGPRVIDLDLVLYGDEVVRVGQPGDAADEDGVGWLECPHASLAEREFVLRPLADIAPELIHPAFGTSVAELLSRVAPGGLAPVIPFPSPAKVLRLTSPATPAIMAIFNATPDSFSDGNQRHTEASGALERLTQLASGSRVPAIIDIGGMSTRPNSEPCSSEEEIERVVPLVTAVRAADGPLASIPLSVDTYRPEVALTAVKAGASCINDVRGGAEEGMAAAMAEADVPVVLMHSRGDSTTMLTAEAQDYSALGGVVSGVAAELGTAVQRALDAGVKRWDIILDPGLGFAKSQDDHLRLLRSLPELVASPSLANFPLLVGGSRKGFVGKVTGRTVPSERGAGDAAISGWCTATGVVDVLRVHDAESAADTVAMAAAIRDVPPTPPPKA; translated from the exons ATGTCGGACGACGGCCAGGAC ACCATGTATGGCTACGAG GCGGTGGACGAGCTCCAGGCTCAC GGCATCAACGTCTCCGATAtcaccaagctcaaggcggcAGGAATCGTCACAGTCCTTGGA GGCCTTTCCGAGGTACTTTTCCGCGTT GCCAAGATCGAAAAGCTCAAG GAAGTGTCCGTCAAGCTCCTC CCGCCGACTTTCGCCACGGCTGCGGAGCTCTCCGAGCGCCGTCAGAATGTTCAGATGATCACCACTGGCTCCAAGGCCGTTGATGGCATGCTTGGTGGTGGTATCTCCACCCAGAGCATCACCGAGGTCTATGGAGAGTTCCGTACTGGCAAG ACCCAGTTATGCCACACACTCTGCGTGACCACCCAACTCCCTGAGGACCAgggtggcgctggtggcAAGGTTGCCTACATTGACACCGA AGGAACCTTCCGCCCCGACCGTGTCCGCGCGGTTGCGGATCGTTTTGGCGTTGACAGCGGCATGGCTCTCGAGAATGTGCTCTGCGCTCGCGCGTGGAGCTCCGAGCAGCAGTGCGAGCTTCTCGTTGAGCTTGCCATTCG CTTTGTCGAGGACCGCACGTACAAGCTCATCATCGTTGACAGTATCATGAACCTGTTCC GCCAGGACTACTCCGGTCGCGGCGAGCTTTCCGAGCGCCAGCAGAAGCTCAACCAGTTCCTTGCCCGTCTTCAGAAGCTGTCCGAGGAGTTCAACGTCGCAGTGATTCTCACCAACCAAGTCCAGGCCGACCCTGGT GCTGCCGCCATGTTTGCTGCTGCCTCGAGTGCCAAGCCCGTCGGTGGCCATATCCTTGCTCATGC ATCCGCCACCCGTATCCAGCTCCGCAAGGGCCGCGGCGATGAGCGCATCGCCAAGCTCCAGGACTCGCCTGACATGCctgagggcgaggcgacgtACTGCCTCAAGTCTGG TGGCTGGGAGG CGCAAGGCCTCGGCCCGTCCGCGTTTGGGCTGAACCCGCCCCCTCCGTgccccgtcgagctcgacatcgACATCAGCCTCGCACCCGAGGTCGTCCCGCActgcgtcgacgaggatgacatGCAGGGCCTGGGCGTGAACTACTCTAGCGTTTCGAAGGCGGTATACGCGGCCATCAACTCGCGCGCGTTCGCCCGCCCGTccgagctgctggacgccgtcgcggccgtcccgctcgagctcaaggccgtgTCCTCCGTCCGCGTCACCGCGcgcctcccccgcgcccTCCTGTCGGCCCAGAGCGCAGAGTACGCGCGCACCTTCACCCCCTCGTCTGCGGGGCCGATCAGCTGCACCCTCCGCGACCTGCGCGTGTCGTGCATCATCGGCCTGCACccgcacgagcgcgccgagcggcagcgcCTGGAAGCCGACATCACCGTCACTGGgcctggcgtcggcgccgagcagtGGAGCCACAAGGCCGTCGCGGATGCGTCGTTCGAC tgGCTCGAAAAGTCGTCGTTTGGAACCCTCGAGTCGTTGGCCGACACGTTCGCCCGTGAGCTGCTCGCACtccccgccgtgccgccgcagAGCTCTATCGACGTGGACATCCGCAAGCCCAGCGCGCTGCCGTTCGCCACGCCGTCAATCAGCGTCTCGCGGAGGGTAGAGGACTTTgccaagcgcggcggcgtgcgcggcgtgcccacgccagccgcagcggtgccggcgccagccccagccgcGAGGAGACCATACTACACGTCGGCAAGGCGCTCCGGCCCGCGGGTGttcatcgccgtcggctcGAACATCGGCGACAGGGTCGGGCACGTGCGCCGCGCCAtcaagctgctcgaggcggcgggcgtgacCCTCGTCGACACGAGCAGGCTGTACGAGTCGGAGCCGATGTACGTCGAGGACCAGGCGCTGTTCCTCAACGGCGTGATTGAGGTGTCGACGACCCTGAAgccgctcgacctcctccgcgTCCTCAAGCGCACCGAGACGGAGATCGGGCGCACCAAGACGTTCCGCAACGGCCCCAGAgtcatcgacctcgaccttgtgctctatggcgacgaggtcgtgcgtGTTGGCCAACCTggggacgcggcggacgaggacggcgtcggaTGGTTGGAATGCCCGCATGCGAGCTTGGCTGAGCGCGAGTTTGTCCTCCGGCCTCTGGCAGA CATCGCGCCAGAGCTCATCCACCCCGCGTTCGGCACCAGCGTTGCCGAGCTCCTGTCCCGCGTCGCACcgggcggcctcgcgcccgTTATCCCGTTCCCCTCACCAGCAAAGGTGCTCCGTCTGACGTCGCCAGCGACACCGGCCATCATGGCCATCTTCAACGCGACGCCCGACTCGTTCTCTGACGGCAACCAGAGACATACGGAAGCTAGCGGTGCTCTCGAGCGCCTCACGCAGCTCGCGTCAGGCTCGCGCGTCCCTGCCATCATCGACATTGGAGGCATGTCGACGCGTCCGAACTCTGAGCCATGCtcgtccgaggaggagattgagcgcgtcgtgcccCTCGTCACCGCTGTCCGAGCCGCGGACGGCCCTCTTGCATCGATCCCACTCAGCGTGGACACATACCGGCCCGAGGTGGCCCTCACAGCTGTCAAAGCCGGCGCAAGCTGCATCAACGACGTGCGCGGTGGTGCAGAGGAGGGcatggccgccgccatggcTGAGGCCGACGTGCCCGTCGTGCTGATGCACTCGCGCGgcgactcgacgacgatgctgACTGCCGAAGCGCAAGACTACAgcgcccttggcggcgtgGTCAGCGGCGttgcggccgagctcggcactGCTGTGCAGCGGGCACTCGATGCCGGCGTGAAGCGGTGGGACATCATCCTGGACCCGGGCCTCGGCTTTGCAAAGTCGCAAGACGACCACCTGCGCCTgctccgctcgctgcccgagctcgtcgcgtcgccctcgctcgccaactTCCCCCTGCTTGTCGGTGGCAGCCGCAAGGGCTTCGTTGGCAAAGTCACGGGGCGCACCGTGCCCTcagagcgcggcgcgggcgacgcggccaTCTCGGGTTGGTGCACTGCTaccggcgtcgtcgacgtgctccgtgtccacgacgccgagagcgccGCGGACACGGTCGCGATGGCGGCCGCGATCCGCGACGTGCCACCTACACCTCCTCCCAAGGCCTAG